From Pontibacillus yanchengensis, the proteins below share one genomic window:
- a CDS encoding helix-turn-helix domain-containing protein, protein MNYVSLAIKHKPFQTKEEMNQAIISHIVEHGGHLSATDIEMIHLLSRYACKYPGVAYLKNDTIADLIGRSRRTVIRVLNKLVEYSIITRIENMRPNRGGNGANLYIINPSVTRNVSRGQEAKKAEASTDLATEMPDEPLSFKNIINKEFKESLQVEGSHLKNFYRAFKHLMYCFIPEKHFFYRLYRSYKAQIKSLENLYAEETLHEVGIQALKAMFSAMKMKDVHNPVGYFSRIVKQKLDDLYLECLRELEESVNL, encoded by the coding sequence ATGAACTATGTAAGTTTAGCAATCAAACATAAACCGTTTCAAACCAAGGAAGAAATGAATCAAGCCATTATATCTCATATTGTAGAGCATGGAGGGCATTTGTCTGCAACAGACATCGAGATGATCCACCTTCTGTCCCGATATGCGTGTAAGTATCCGGGGGTAGCTTATCTAAAGAATGATACGATTGCTGATTTAATTGGGAGAAGCAGAAGAACGGTGATTCGCGTATTGAATAAGCTAGTCGAGTATTCCATTATTACCCGCATTGAAAATATGCGCCCTAACAGAGGTGGAAATGGGGCGAATTTGTATATTATTAACCCTTCTGTCACCCGGAATGTGTCACGTGGCCAGGAAGCTAAAAAAGCAGAAGCCTCAACGGATTTAGCTACAGAAATGCCAGACGAACCATTATCTTTTAAAAACATAATTAATAAAGAATTTAAAGAATCGTTACAGGTGGAAGGTTCCCATCTTAAGAACTTCTATCGAGCATTTAAACATTTGATGTATTGCTTTATTCCAGAAAAGCATTTCTTCTATCGTTTGTACCGTTCCTATAAAGCACAAATTAAATCATTAGAAAACCTCTATGCTGAAGAAACACTTCATGAGGTAGGCATTCAAGCTCTAAAAGCGATGTTCTCTGCTATGAAGATGAAAGATGTACATAATCCTGTTGGTTATTTTAGTCGGATAGTGAAACAAAAGTTAGATGATCTATATTTGGAGTGTTTGAGGGAATTGGAGGAGTCTGTAAATCTCTGA
- a CDS encoding amylo-alpha-1,6-glucosidase yields the protein MSFVPLKHGEVFSVTNELGDMNPNDIGAGIYYRDTRFLREYNMMINDQPCIFLKKDQSKGIENQFKLSNGDIQSGDAHYEKMDLEINRKQLMYKGIFYDKIQVNNGSQKHITCSLNLTFDLGFEDLFEVRGAKREKRGTLHKPEVNHNRLKYQYSGLDDIERILTIDVSRNGHSHENGLSFDMDLHPGESHTIEIAIQVREGTEDDHEPLNYERAYAECENELEKWISDQTKVTTSHPLINKTLERAEKDLYLLATDIGQGSFPVAGIPWFCVPFGRDSMITAIQSLVLNPDLAKSTLRTLANLQGVVENDWNEEAPGKILHEMRNGEMANLNEIPFKRYYGSIDSTPLYIVLFAETIRWTGDMELMNELLPSVEKALEYVEQYADLDGDGFVEFHKQSDGGLAVQSWKDSNHSMVHKDGTHSESPMAVVEVQGYVYDAKAKMAELYEYIGEDYKAQKMIEEARQLKTLFNDAFWMEQEDFYALALDKDKQQVQTITSDPGHALWSTIIEESKVQDVARVLLSDKLYSGWGIRTMSQEEKVYNPIAYHNGTVWPHDNSLILLGLAKHSLKDQVNQLVQSLFESANQFEDARLPELFCGHSREEEETIVPFPVACSPQAWAAGTPFACVQALLGMEVNAYTKSISINPTLPEDMDWLEVKDLTVGNGKLNIVLKKSENHVVAKVEQNTSEFTIN from the coding sequence ATGAGTTTTGTGCCATTAAAGCATGGAGAGGTATTTTCAGTAACAAATGAACTTGGAGATATGAATCCTAATGACATAGGAGCTGGAATTTACTATAGAGATACAAGGTTTTTACGTGAATATAATATGATGATCAATGATCAACCTTGTATATTTCTGAAAAAAGATCAAAGTAAAGGCATTGAAAATCAGTTTAAATTGAGTAATGGAGATATCCAATCAGGGGATGCTCATTATGAAAAGATGGACTTGGAAATTAACAGAAAACAATTGATGTATAAGGGCATCTTTTACGACAAAATCCAGGTTAACAATGGAAGTCAAAAGCATATCACGTGTTCCTTAAATCTAACTTTTGATTTAGGTTTTGAGGATTTATTTGAAGTTCGTGGAGCCAAAAGAGAAAAAAGAGGTACACTCCACAAACCAGAAGTGAATCATAACCGCCTAAAATATCAATATTCTGGACTCGATGATATTGAGAGGATATTAACAATAGATGTTTCGCGTAATGGTCACTCTCATGAGAATGGTCTTTCTTTTGATATGGATCTGCACCCAGGAGAAAGTCATACCATTGAAATCGCCATTCAAGTTCGAGAAGGTACAGAAGATGACCATGAACCACTGAATTATGAGAGGGCTTATGCAGAATGTGAAAACGAATTAGAAAAGTGGATCAGTGATCAAACGAAAGTAACCACAAGTCATCCATTAATAAATAAAACACTGGAAAGAGCAGAAAAAGACCTCTATCTTCTAGCAACAGATATTGGTCAAGGTAGCTTTCCCGTAGCAGGGATCCCATGGTTTTGTGTTCCATTTGGTAGAGACTCGATGATTACTGCTATTCAATCTCTAGTACTAAATCCTGACCTTGCTAAAAGCACATTACGTACATTGGCAAATTTGCAAGGCGTTGTTGAAAATGATTGGAATGAAGAAGCACCAGGTAAGATACTCCATGAAATGAGAAATGGAGAAATGGCTAATCTAAATGAAATTCCTTTTAAACGTTATTACGGAAGCATTGACTCAACTCCTTTATATATCGTTCTGTTTGCGGAAACGATTCGTTGGACCGGGGATATGGAGCTCATGAATGAGTTACTTCCTTCAGTTGAAAAGGCACTTGAATATGTAGAGCAATATGCTGACCTTGATGGGGATGGTTTCGTTGAGTTTCATAAGCAGTCAGATGGAGGTTTAGCGGTACAAAGTTGGAAGGACTCAAACCACTCAATGGTCCATAAAGACGGGACTCATTCCGAATCCCCTATGGCTGTTGTAGAAGTTCAAGGGTATGTTTATGATGCGAAAGCTAAGATGGCTGAGCTATATGAGTATATTGGTGAAGACTATAAAGCACAAAAGATGATTGAAGAAGCTCGGCAGCTAAAGACATTATTTAATGATGCATTCTGGATGGAACAAGAGGATTTCTATGCTCTTGCGTTAGATAAAGATAAACAGCAAGTTCAAACCATTACCTCAGATCCTGGCCATGCATTGTGGTCAACTATTATAGAAGAAAGTAAGGTGCAGGATGTAGCACGAGTTCTATTATCCGACAAATTGTACTCTGGATGGGGCATCCGTACAATGAGTCAGGAAGAAAAGGTATATAATCCAATAGCTTATCATAACGGAACAGTATGGCCTCACGATAATTCATTGATTCTATTAGGGTTAGCGAAGCACAGCCTAAAAGATCAGGTGAATCAATTAGTACAATCATTATTTGAGAGTGCAAACCAATTTGAGGATGCTAGGTTACCAGAATTGTTTTGTGGACACAGTCGTGAAGAAGAAGAAACGATTGTACCGTTTCCTGTTGCATGCTCACCTCAAGCTTGGGCTGCTGGTACACCATTTGCTTGTGTACAGGCTTTACTTGGAATGGAAGTTAATGCTTATACCAAGTCAATCTCGATCAATCCAACTTTACCTGAAGATATGGATTGGCTAGAAGTTAAAGATTTAACTGTTGGGAATGGGAAGCTAAATATTGTTCTTAAGAAGTCAGAAAATCATGTGGTAGCTAAAGTAGAACAAAATACTTCTGAATTTACCATTAATTAA
- a CDS encoding nucleotidyltransferase domain-containing protein, which produces MNKDILHIARDFIATHFPACRAALLAGSYVRGEDTPSSDLDIVILDRDTYRESYTFLDNPIEAFVYDGDSLDFQLFAEKQHGIPLITRMCAEGVVLKGEEEARTLILQGEEHLMEGPSPLSPSQLDDFRYLITDLLYDLEGSREEMEDTYSVGELTIKLPEFILRANQEWIGEGKWMFRCLNYFDPNIAKEFTKCIQGYYQSNDKQELIRFVDYVLEPFGGRLFNGYQK; this is translated from the coding sequence ATGAACAAAGACATCCTTCATATTGCAAGAGATTTTATAGCCACTCATTTTCCTGCTTGTCGTGCTGCTTTATTGGCAGGGAGTTATGTTCGAGGAGAGGATACGCCTTCTTCTGATTTAGATATTGTCATACTGGATAGGGATACATATAGGGAATCTTATACATTTTTAGATAACCCGATAGAAGCTTTTGTTTATGATGGGGATTCGCTTGATTTCCAATTATTCGCGGAAAAACAGCATGGGATCCCCTTAATTACTCGGATGTGTGCTGAGGGTGTTGTACTGAAAGGGGAGGAAGAGGCGCGTACATTAATTTTACAAGGAGAGGAACATTTGATGGAAGGGCCTAGCCCGTTGTCACCGAGCCAATTGGATGATTTTCGATACCTCATTACCGACCTACTCTATGACTTAGAGGGTTCTAGAGAAGAAATGGAGGATACCTATAGTGTGGGCGAGCTCACCATAAAACTGCCGGAATTTATCCTTAGAGCGAACCAAGAGTGGATTGGTGAAGGCAAGTGGATGTTTCGGTGTCTAAATTACTTTGATCCAAACATCGCCAAGGAATTTACAAAGTGTATTCAGGGTTACTATCAATCAAATGATAAACAGGAGCTAATACGTTTTGTAGACTATGTATTAGAACCATTTGGTGGAAGGTTATTTAACGGGTATCAAAAATAG
- a CDS encoding 5-methylcytosine restriction system specificity protein McrC has translation MSEQSKIPIKNIYYMLCYAWNVLDQSERVNTGSEKFDNIYNLLGSVYINGVNSLLKQGLNRYYKVQKKATSSLRGKMKIGDSIKQHTFSQGRMVCEYENFEENIILNQIVKKTINILLKSPNLNVELKQQLSKQRQYFREVEDIRLSLSLFQSLRYNRNNYHYRMLMNVSELIYMGLVSTETDNDMIFLDFIRDQQMAKLYEKFVLNFYRYHLDGSRYRIHSPKIKWNVDESVTEQSLSLLPNMKTDIVIEDKWTQRQLIMDTKFYSETLVSSNHSDIEKVRTGHLYQIYAYIMNSDFPGRVNGMLLYPTVNEEVDAKFPMSGDQNIWIRTLDLSVDWEEVKGRLLEFVD, from the coding sequence ATGAGTGAGCAATCGAAGATCCCAATCAAAAATATTTATTATATGCTCTGTTATGCGTGGAACGTATTGGATCAGTCAGAGCGAGTGAATACGGGTAGCGAGAAATTTGATAACATCTATAACTTATTAGGTAGTGTTTATATCAACGGAGTGAACAGCTTACTGAAGCAAGGGTTAAATCGGTATTACAAGGTTCAGAAAAAAGCGACCTCCTCTTTAAGAGGGAAGATGAAAATAGGAGATTCTATAAAGCAGCATACATTTAGTCAGGGACGAATGGTTTGTGAGTATGAAAACTTCGAAGAGAATATCATCTTAAATCAGATTGTGAAGAAAACAATCAATATTCTTTTGAAGTCTCCAAATTTAAATGTTGAGTTGAAGCAGCAATTATCCAAGCAACGTCAATATTTTCGAGAAGTCGAGGATATTCGCCTTTCACTATCGCTTTTTCAATCATTGAGATATAACCGGAACAATTACCATTACCGAATGTTAATGAACGTTAGTGAGTTGATTTACATGGGATTGGTCTCAACTGAAACTGATAATGACATGATATTTCTGGATTTTATTCGAGACCAGCAAATGGCCAAACTATATGAAAAGTTTGTATTGAATTTTTATCGTTATCACTTAGATGGAAGTCGTTATCGCATTCATTCCCCGAAAATAAAATGGAATGTAGATGAAAGTGTAACAGAACAATCCTTATCCTTACTTCCTAATATGAAAACGGATATTGTTATAGAAGATAAATGGACCCAACGACAATTAATTATGGATACGAAATTCTATTCAGAAACGCTAGTAAGCAGCAACCACTCAGATATTGAAAAAGTTCGAACAGGGCATTTATATCAAATATATGCATATATAATGAACAGTGATTTTCCTGGCAGAGTAAATGGAATGTTGCTGTATCCAACAGTAAATGAAGAGGTAGATGCAAAGTTCCCTATGTCTGGAGATCAGAATATTTGGATCCGGACATTGGATTTGTCTGTAGATTGGGAGGAAGTGAAGGGGAGGTTGTTGGAGTTTGTGGATTGA
- a CDS encoding carbohydrate ABC transporter permease: MNTKRILFYLVLGLTAFVMLLPFIWTLYASFVKQDLNVDTFSFDLAQYGIDNFVYIITQSHIADWYKNSVFVTGVITICNLLFNSMAGYALARVRLPGKNIMFFFTLGIMMVPVQILLIPIFVMMAKMGWINTYFALIVPFMVNPFGVFLMRQFFVGFPSELEEAAKMDGLSRIAIFFRIALPLAKPALIAQAIFIFVWNWNSFPFPSILATEPDMFTLPVGIYQITNTAYTSSITKSMAGVVLMTIPTLIFFMVFQKHFMKSSINTGVKG, from the coding sequence ATGAATACGAAACGAATTCTATTTTATCTTGTGTTAGGGTTAACTGCATTTGTTATGCTTTTGCCGTTTATTTGGACATTGTACGCTTCATTTGTAAAGCAAGACTTAAACGTAGATACATTTTCTTTTGATCTAGCTCAGTATGGAATTGACAATTTTGTCTACATCATAACGCAAAGTCATATTGCGGATTGGTATAAAAACAGTGTTTTTGTGACTGGTGTTATTACGATTTGTAACCTTCTGTTTAATTCTATGGCAGGTTATGCTTTAGCACGTGTACGCTTACCAGGGAAAAATATCATGTTCTTCTTCACTCTTGGCATTATGATGGTACCCGTTCAAATTTTGCTAATACCGATCTTTGTCATGATGGCAAAAATGGGTTGGATTAATACGTATTTTGCTTTAATTGTTCCTTTCATGGTTAATCCATTTGGTGTGTTCTTAATGAGACAATTCTTTGTAGGTTTTCCTTCAGAATTAGAGGAAGCTGCTAAAATGGATGGACTAAGTAGGATTGCGATTTTTTTCAGAATTGCCCTTCCATTGGCCAAGCCAGCCTTAATTGCCCAAGCTATCTTTATCTTTGTGTGGAATTGGAATAGCTTCCCTTTCCCAAGCATTTTGGCAACTGAGCCTGATATGTTTACACTTCCTGTTGGTATCTATCAAATTACCAATACAGCTTATACAAGTTCAATTACCAAGTCCATGGCTGGTGTGGTATTAATGACAATTCCAACTCTCATATTCTTCATGGTTTTCCAGAAACATTTTATGAAAAGCTCTATTAATACAGGTGTTAAAGGATAG
- a CDS encoding carbohydrate ABC transporter permease encodes MQNVSTQTRATNVKGKRKISRTRLKEIGTGVFFMAPFLLIAGIFIFYPILYSLQISFQNFSYLNPSAAEWVGLENYKKLLQDTTFLTAIWNTVKLLIIVLPIQTIISLVLANILNSKIKGKSFFRIVFYLPYITSPIAVGAVMVYLFNQDGLVTRFFTLFGLENVAWYTDGDYAFYLIVLIIIWTQIGFYTVIYLSGLQSIPEDLYEAARIDGASRLQQFLHITVPLLKPTTFLVLFMGGLATLQIFEQPYVVSTTGGALPGSPGDSTLTMVMYLYTQAFKYFEMGYASAAAFIIFVMIFSLTVLQYLFFERKNKG; translated from the coding sequence ATGCAAAATGTATCCACACAAACACGAGCTACGAATGTTAAAGGTAAGCGAAAGATCAGTCGTACAAGGTTAAAGGAAATTGGAACAGGAGTCTTCTTTATGGCTCCTTTCCTCCTGATTGCAGGGATTTTTATTTTTTATCCCATTTTATATTCTCTTCAAATTAGTTTTCAAAATTTTAGTTATTTGAATCCTTCAGCAGCAGAGTGGGTTGGGTTAGAAAACTATAAAAAGCTTCTACAGGATACTACATTTTTAACAGCGATATGGAATACCGTAAAACTTTTAATTATCGTCTTACCAATCCAAACCATTATCTCTCTAGTTTTAGCGAATATATTAAATTCTAAGATAAAAGGTAAATCATTTTTTAGGATTGTATTCTATCTACCATATATTACCTCACCAATTGCTGTTGGAGCGGTAATGGTTTACTTATTCAACCAAGATGGGCTTGTTACTAGATTTTTCACCCTTTTTGGTCTAGAGAATGTTGCGTGGTACACAGATGGTGACTATGCATTTTATTTAATCGTCCTCATAATCATCTGGACACAAATTGGTTTTTACACGGTGATTTATCTGTCAGGTCTTCAAAGTATTCCAGAAGATTTATATGAAGCAGCTCGAATTGATGGTGCTTCAAGACTGCAACAATTCTTGCATATTACCGTCCCACTTCTGAAACCTACTACGTTTTTAGTGTTATTTATGGGAGGGTTGGCTACATTGCAAATTTTTGAGCAACCTTATGTTGTATCAACAACAGGTGGAGCATTACCAGGAAGTCCAGGGGATTCTACTCTAACTATGGTGATGTATTTATACACTCAAGCCTTTAAATATTTTGAAATGGGATATGCCTCTGCAGCAGCGTTTATCATTTTTGTGATGATCTTTTCATTAACCGTACTACAGTATCTATTCTTTGAGAGAAAGAATAAGGGGTGA
- a CDS encoding EcsC family protein, whose translation MSIDNSFLDLKERQLLETLTTKYEEFIEPSSFQKQISRTTDKASELLPEKVKKMSSNAIKNASDWTVIRKVIESAGEGFGVVNENSARYTLSKKNLLNSLNNEDNEINEFTRICELRSYYIEKNLLNRRRLLDLPTAFVGGGITGFFGLLGVPFNLAYTFFMYYRTVQTVALFYGYDVVDDPRELEFASSVTITCLSPHITSDVQNLGSIVSRMMFATNVTVLKESLSKLSYEQMAQKGGAELLYVQIRALANAQAKKALEKAGKEGVEAGIFKKLLEQIGKRMTKEGGKKIVPVIGGVVGAFSDTYTMNKIIHGANLIYHKRFLFEKDIRINELNFNSDLNRNSDILDYDEIMKKFRS comes from the coding sequence ATGAGTATTGATAATTCGTTTTTAGATTTAAAAGAAAGACAGCTTTTAGAAACTCTCACAACGAAGTATGAAGAATTCATAGAGCCGAGTTCCTTTCAAAAACAAATAAGCAGGACAACTGATAAAGCCTCTGAGTTGTTGCCCGAAAAGGTAAAGAAAATGTCTTCTAATGCCATAAAAAATGCAAGTGATTGGACGGTGATAAGAAAGGTAATAGAAAGTGCTGGTGAAGGTTTTGGAGTGGTTAATGAAAATTCTGCGAGATATACTTTAAGTAAAAAGAATTTACTCAATTCTTTGAATAATGAAGATAATGAAATTAATGAATTTACTAGGATTTGTGAGTTAAGAAGTTATTATATAGAAAAGAATTTATTAAACAGAAGAAGATTACTTGATTTACCTACTGCATTTGTAGGTGGAGGTATAACAGGGTTTTTTGGTTTATTGGGGGTACCATTTAACTTAGCATATACTTTTTTTATGTATTATAGAACTGTTCAAACCGTGGCATTATTTTATGGCTATGATGTGGTTGATGATCCAAGAGAGTTAGAGTTTGCATCAAGTGTAACAATTACATGTTTATCACCTCATATAACATCAGATGTACAAAATCTTGGTTCTATAGTTAGTAGAATGATGTTTGCTACCAATGTGACAGTCTTAAAAGAATCATTATCGAAATTATCTTATGAACAGATGGCTCAAAAAGGTGGGGCCGAATTGCTATATGTTCAAATAAGAGCTTTAGCTAATGCACAAGCAAAAAAAGCACTTGAAAAAGCAGGAAAAGAGGGGGTTGAAGCAGGGATATTTAAAAAACTTCTTGAACAGATAGGTAAAAGAATGACGAAAGAAGGTGGGAAAAAAATAGTCCCTGTAATTGGTGGGGTTGTTGGAGCTTTTTCAGACACATATACCATGAATAAGATAATACACGGAGCAAACTTAATTTATCATAAGAGGTTCTTATTTGAAAAAGATATAAGAATAAATGAACTTAATTTTAATTCAGATTTAAATCGTAACTCTGATATTTTAGACTATGATGAAATAATGAAAAAATTTAGATCGTGA
- a CDS encoding cache domain-containing sensor histidine kinase, translating to MKYRHKLMIAFTVIALFPMSIFGVYAYQSAVSHTKEKALTYGRTMATDLNSTYNEWIQDSITLTRSMIGDPQLETLLKKDFESYQYPVYEKVQDKKSYQYYLNHTMNVYPSVDYVLLYPLKQPYTIGYSNQNVLVSEENNGNDRWYEKTMSAEGYWVYTGLHKESQIVEDPKVVSISRLIKDSQTQEPLGVIKVMYNSQSIYNLLNQKARTSNFSFLLTNDNGETMATSEHVEEGFGGVIAQGENDDEVSYKDQSYFITSSTSDETGWTVYAISDRDQLFQQLNSIKKIFLYLLIGTIVGSIVLAYLISSRLVRPLEHLKSSMSQLTTGEWKQIPDPNRKDEIGDLTYHYNDMLTRLDEYVALLVQKEKQKKDLEYKSLQSQINPHFLFNTLNNIKWCVYLNQPDLVNRMIDSLVYIFKFISKRSDDMIPLSEEEEFLHHYLQIMKIRFDGEFEVIWEMNEDVKDMEVPILLIQPLLENAIIHGMEKENEDRMIWLRAYSKAPNRVIIEVEDNGVGFSEDRPQQKGVKFSSIGFDNVKERVRLMYGNQGSITVQSKANEGTIVTLDLSDSLP from the coding sequence ATGAAATATAGGCATAAATTGATGATTGCTTTCACTGTTATAGCTTTATTCCCTATGAGTATTTTCGGGGTTTACGCTTATCAAAGTGCAGTCAGTCACACAAAAGAAAAAGCGTTGACGTACGGAAGAACAATGGCAACAGATCTTAATTCGACTTACAATGAGTGGATTCAAGATAGTATTACGTTAACTCGTTCTATGATAGGTGACCCTCAACTAGAAACATTATTAAAAAAAGATTTTGAGTCTTATCAATATCCAGTATATGAAAAGGTTCAAGATAAAAAATCTTATCAATATTATCTAAACCACACCATGAATGTATATCCGAGCGTTGATTATGTCCTTTTGTATCCTTTAAAGCAGCCATATACTATAGGTTATTCTAACCAAAATGTACTTGTATCAGAAGAGAATAATGGAAATGATCGTTGGTATGAAAAAACAATGAGTGCAGAGGGATATTGGGTTTATACAGGTCTTCACAAGGAAAGTCAAATCGTTGAAGACCCAAAAGTTGTTTCAATCTCTCGTTTAATTAAAGATTCCCAAACCCAAGAACCTCTAGGGGTTATCAAAGTGATGTATAATAGCCAGTCTATTTATAATCTGTTAAATCAAAAAGCTCGAACGAGTAACTTCTCTTTTCTTCTAACTAATGATAATGGCGAGACCATGGCTACAAGTGAACATGTTGAAGAAGGTTTTGGTGGAGTGATTGCTCAGGGTGAAAACGATGATGAAGTTTCCTATAAGGATCAGTCTTACTTTATAACTTCAAGTACATCTGATGAAACGGGTTGGACCGTTTATGCGATATCTGATCGAGATCAACTATTTCAACAATTAAATTCTATTAAAAAAATATTCTTATATTTACTTATTGGGACGATTGTCGGTTCCATTGTACTAGCGTATTTAATATCTTCAAGACTAGTGCGCCCACTCGAGCATCTTAAATCGAGTATGAGTCAGCTCACTACTGGGGAATGGAAACAAATACCTGATCCTAATCGAAAAGATGAAATAGGAGATTTAACTTACCACTACAATGATATGCTGACTAGACTTGATGAATATGTAGCATTGCTTGTTCAGAAAGAAAAGCAAAAGAAGGATCTTGAGTATAAAAGCCTTCAGTCACAGATTAACCCACACTTTTTATTTAACACGTTAAATAATATCAAATGGTGTGTGTATCTAAATCAACCTGATCTGGTAAATAGAATGATTGATTCTCTTGTCTATATATTTAAATTCATCTCGAAAAGAAGTGACGATATGATTCCTTTATCAGAAGAAGAGGAGTTCTTACATCATTATTTACAAATCATGAAAATTCGTTTTGATGGGGAATTCGAAGTAATTTGGGAGATGAATGAAGATGTAAAAGATATGGAGGTACCCATCCTTCTAATACAACCTCTATTAGAAAACGCTATAATTCATGGAATGGAAAAAGAGAATGAAGATCGAATGATCTGGCTAAGAGCTTATTCTAAAGCTCCAAACCGAGTCATTATAGAAGTAGAGGATAATGGAGTAGGTTTCTCTGAGGATCGTCCTCAACAAAAAGGAGTTAAATTTAGTTCTATTGGTTTTGATAATGTTAAAGAACGTGTGAGATTGATGTATGGGAATCAAGGTTCTATCACGGTTCAAAGTAAAGCAAATGAGGGGACAATCGTTACACTTGATCTAAGCGATTCACTACCATAG
- a CDS encoding response regulator, whose product MNILIVDDENITRMGLRKTIESSEQFSVVGEASNGKQALEFVRQQHRIDVILLDLNMPIMDGLQFLDYLDSTFQGKVVVLSSYDDLDHVKSAMKKGASDYFHKPTMSPDKITNMLIAISKEEAEPKHSREVDDWMKHLILTPSEKLLKVNHPFVDYSKGKVVILASVNDFNQLNLNDFEIYNSIIQWKEQSNFRGEIVPWREGQYLVVDVLQTKSLLNQYQHIQALCDSIQRFLKTTKEVTLSFGVSQMVYDPLQMNQSVKEAEEIVQQEFFKGRQTLHFYKEENKSEQDFQVSAQGIWQAMDDVDKSALQNELNKYFKELIKLENKEKVLQESFNLLISLKNYMENFNETAPLQQIPIQHISKLHYAYDIHNEVYQSFDSMLNWIAEYENNHYSPIVKSVMKYIHQHYTKEISLDRLARHVQTNPSYLSRIFKEQTGSTVSDCIAELRINKAKELLKHNQLRTKDVSLAVGYANERYFSQIFKKYTGMTPTKFRKQK is encoded by the coding sequence ATGAATATCTTAATTGTTGATGATGAGAACATTACAAGAATGGGATTACGAAAGACGATTGAATCATCTGAGCAATTTTCTGTTGTTGGAGAGGCCTCAAATGGAAAACAAGCTCTAGAGTTTGTTCGTCAGCAGCATCGTATTGATGTGATTTTATTGGATCTTAATATGCCGATTATGGATGGTTTACAATTCTTAGATTATTTAGACTCTACTTTTCAAGGGAAAGTGGTTGTTTTGAGCAGTTATGATGACTTAGATCATGTAAAGAGTGCTATGAAAAAGGGAGCTTCAGATTACTTTCATAAACCGACGATGTCTCCTGATAAGATTACAAATATGCTCATAGCAATCTCAAAGGAAGAGGCTGAACCCAAGCATTCACGAGAAGTAGACGATTGGATGAAACATTTAATTTTAACTCCTTCAGAGAAGCTTTTGAAAGTGAATCATCCTTTTGTAGATTACTCCAAAGGAAAAGTCGTTATCCTTGCATCTGTTAATGACTTTAACCAATTAAATTTAAATGATTTTGAGATTTATAATTCCATTATCCAATGGAAAGAACAATCAAACTTTCGTGGTGAAATTGTGCCCTGGAGGGAAGGACAGTATCTTGTAGTTGATGTGTTACAAACAAAGAGTCTGTTAAATCAATATCAACATATTCAAGCATTGTGTGATTCCATCCAAAGGTTTTTAAAGACTACTAAAGAGGTGACTTTATCTTTTGGCGTGAGTCAAATGGTATATGACCCTCTTCAAATGAATCAGAGTGTTAAGGAAGCAGAAGAAATCGTGCAACAAGAATTTTTTAAAGGCCGTCAAACCCTTCACTTTTATAAAGAAGAAAATAAAAGCGAGCAAGACTTTCAGGTAAGTGCACAAGGTATATGGCAAGCAATGGATGATGTAGATAAATCTGCTCTTCAGAACGAGTTAAACAAGTACTTTAAAGAATTGATCAAATTAGAAAATAAAGAAAAAGTCTTACAAGAATCATTTAATTTATTAATCTCACTCAAAAATTACATGGAAAACTTTAATGAAACAGCCCCTTTGCAACAAATACCTATTCAACACATATCAAAACTACATTATGCTTATGACATTCATAATGAAGTCTATCAATCATTCGACTCCATGCTTAATTGGATTGCGGAGTATGAAAATAATCACTACTCACCAATCGTGAAGTCTGTTATGAAATATATTCATCAACATTACACCAAAGAAATTTCATTAGACAGGTTAGCAAGACATGTTCAAACAAATCCATCTTATCTAAGTAGAATCTTTAAAGAACAAACTGGCTCAACAGTCAGTGATTGTATTGCCGAGTTACGTATTAATAAAGCTAAAGAGTTGCTTAAACACAATCAACTCAGAACCAAAGATGTTTCCTTAGCGGTAGGGTATGCGAATGAAAGATACTTCTCCCAAATATTCAAGAAATACACAGGAATGACACCAACAAAATTCAGAAAGCAAAAGTAA